The following proteins are co-located in the Candidatus Methanogranum gryphiswaldense genome:
- a CDS encoding tripartite tricarboxylate transporter permease produces MSVLGSLAGTFTGLVPGIHVNTLASVMLIAYPSISTVISGFADPSWVPILVSAFIMSASVVHSFVDFVPSIFTGAPDPDETLSILPGHRLLMAGQGMAAVRSAAIGSAIGAGFALLLSIPIQYLMLNGLADDLDTITFSVLMLALAVMIINEKEHKLWAVILIIVSGCLGFQCMYGNFPCSGILGEGTLLFPLLSGLFGIPALLMSTRTARMPIQRDTLTDPVGPLPGIKGVLMGCVAGWYPGITSTAGASLASTVTPENDPAKFISMVASIGTVTAIFSIVTLSVSGSGRSGTVLVIKEIIGDSIFGFCSEAFLLLLLSTAVATVMGYWITIESGKIMSRIANRFDLLVLNKFIIVLMVVLVFLLTGPFGLAFLFIATIVGFIPIITGTGRIPLTGCLILPVLISETGMSDALLSLLG; encoded by the coding sequence ATGAGCGTTCTGGGATCTCTAGCAGGAACGTTCACCGGACTCGTGCCTGGAATACATGTCAACACACTTGCATCGGTGATGCTCATCGCATATCCCTCGATCTCGACCGTCATCTCTGGTTTTGCCGATCCTTCCTGGGTACCGATACTTGTCTCTGCATTCATCATGTCCGCATCAGTGGTACATTCGTTCGTGGATTTTGTTCCTTCTATATTCACAGGTGCTCCAGACCCAGATGAGACATTGAGTATTCTTCCGGGACACAGACTTCTAATGGCCGGGCAGGGTATGGCAGCGGTAAGATCGGCTGCAATAGGAAGCGCGATCGGTGCAGGTTTTGCATTGCTCCTTTCCATACCAATTCAATATCTCATGCTGAATGGACTTGCGGATGATCTTGATACAATAACCTTCTCCGTACTAATGCTGGCACTAGCGGTCATGATCATAAATGAAAAAGAGCACAAACTGTGGGCCGTCATTCTAATTATCGTATCGGGGTGCCTTGGATTTCAATGCATGTATGGAAATTTTCCCTGTTCTGGAATACTTGGTGAGGGCACCCTGCTGTTCCCCCTCCTGTCAGGATTGTTCGGTATACCTGCCCTTCTTATGTCTACAAGGACCGCGAGGATGCCTATTCAAAGGGACACATTGACAGATCCGGTCGGACCACTACCTGGTATAAAGGGCGTATTGATGGGATGTGTCGCCGGATGGTATCCTGGCATTACCTCCACAGCAGGGGCATCACTTGCATCCACGGTGACCCCTGAAAATGACCCGGCCAAATTCATATCGATGGTGGCCTCGATAGGAACGGTAACTGCAATTTTCTCTATTGTGACACTTTCTGTATCGGGAAGCGGAAGGTCTGGAACAGTATTGGTAATAAAAGAGATCATCGGTGACAGCATATTCGGATTCTGTTCAGAAGCATTCCTGCTTTTACTGTTGAGCACCGCTGTAGCAACCGTTATGGGATATTGGATCACAATAGAATCGGGCAAGATCATGAGCAGAATTGCGAACAGATTCGATCTGCTGGTACTTAACAAATTCATTATTGTTCTGATGGTAGTTCTTGTATTTTTGCTGACCGGCCCTTTCGGACTTGCATTCCTTTTTATCGCCACAATAGTAGGCTTCATACCAATAATCACAGGAACAGGAAGGATCCCGCTCACAGGATGTCTCATATTGCCAGTTCTGATATCTGAGACGGGAATGTCAGATGCATTACTATCACTGTTGGGTTAA
- a CDS encoding diphthine--ammonia ligase — protein sequence MRLAALYSGGKDSTFSMYLAKQMGHDIPYIVNIIPDDEASWIFHTPNLNVVPLMAESMEVELVTARSTGTEQGDMEGLRNALEGLDIEGVVTGAVWSDYQWDRMNMVCGDLGLKVITPLWRKDQEMILREMIDSGIKAIIVGCYAEGLDESWLGRLINSEAVEELKKIREKYGISVIGEGGEYESLTLDSPMHKFPLEIVSSEVEWKKNNGTLRVKNARLVN from the coding sequence ATGCGTTTGGCAGCTCTGTATTCAGGAGGAAAGGACTCAACGTTCTCCATGTATCTTGCAAAGCAGATGGGACATGATATCCCATACATCGTGAATATAATTCCAGACGATGAGGCATCCTGGATATTTCACACTCCGAATCTGAATGTGGTACCATTGATGGCAGAATCTATGGAAGTGGAGCTTGTAACAGCAAGAAGTACTGGTACGGAGCAAGGCGACATGGAAGGATTAAGGAATGCGTTGGAAGGATTGGACATCGAAGGTGTCGTGACCGGTGCAGTATGGTCAGATTATCAATGGGACCGTATGAACATGGTGTGTGGGGATCTCGGATTAAAGGTCATCACACCGCTCTGGAGAAAGGACCAGGAAATGATACTTCGCGAAATGATCGATTCCGGTATCAAAGCGATAATTGTAGGTTGCTATGCTGAAGGTCTGGATGAATCTTGGTTAGGCCGTTTGATAAATTCTGAGGCAGTAGAGGAATTGAAAAAGATACGTGAGAAGTACGGCATAAGCGTGATCGGTGAGGGTGGGGAGTATGAATCCCTGACCCTCGATTCTCCGATGCACAAGTTCCCTCTTGAGATAGTTTCTTCTGAAGTGGAATGGAAAAAGAACAATGGCACCCTTCGTGTGAAGAATGCCAGGTTGGTCAATTGA
- a CDS encoding tyrosine--tRNA ligase gives MDMDQRINLVIRNSEELVNEEELRTLFATKEYPTAYIGFEPSGLVHLGWVMVTQKIKDLCDAGFRVIIFWADWHAYINDKLAGNLENIRQCARYMEDCFIALGVPRDKVEFKYASDIISDPKYWEYVIKIGKANSMARIKRAMTIMGRSEDEAEVDSSKVLYPLMQTADIFYLNVDMAYAGMDQRRIHMLARDVAEKVGWTKPLALHTPLLPGLDGGNRMDPAAAKMSKSKPNSNITIHDDDEFIKVKMKKAFCPPEKEKEDENPVLLLCKYIIFPRLGKMDITRPEKFGGNLSFSNYGELSEAYYSGKLFPLDLKNGAAENLGKILTPVREYFTVHSENYESMKIIFEGQTKLR, from the coding sequence ATGGATATGGATCAGAGGATAAACCTTGTAATCAGGAATTCGGAAGAACTTGTGAACGAAGAGGAATTAAGGACTCTTTTTGCGACCAAGGAATATCCTACAGCCTATATAGGGTTCGAGCCGTCTGGTCTTGTTCATCTGGGGTGGGTCATGGTCACACAGAAGATCAAGGACCTATGTGATGCTGGTTTCAGAGTGATAATTTTCTGGGCAGATTGGCACGCTTACATAAACGATAAACTTGCGGGGAACTTAGAGAACATAAGACAATGTGCCAGGTACATGGAGGATTGTTTCATCGCCCTCGGAGTGCCAAGAGATAAGGTCGAATTCAAATACGCCAGCGACATAATCAGCGATCCTAAGTACTGGGAGTACGTCATAAAGATAGGAAAGGCAAATTCTATGGCCAGGATAAAGAGGGCCATGACGATAATGGGTCGTTCTGAGGATGAAGCGGAAGTCGATTCTTCAAAGGTCCTGTACCCATTGATGCAGACTGCGGACATCTTCTACCTGAATGTGGACATGGCATATGCAGGAATGGACCAAAGAAGGATACACATGCTTGCCAGGGATGTTGCTGAAAAGGTAGGTTGGACGAAGCCTTTGGCGCTTCACACACCGCTCTTGCCTGGATTGGACGGCGGTAACAGGATGGATCCCGCTGCTGCAAAGATGTCGAAGAGCAAGCCTAATTCCAATATCACCATACACGATGACGATGAGTTCATAAAGGTAAAAATGAAAAAGGCCTTCTGCCCTCCGGAAAAGGAGAAAGAAGACGAGAATCCTGTTCTTCTCTTGTGTAAATACATCATTTTCCCACGTTTGGGGAAGATGGATATCACGCGTCCCGAGAAGTTCGGAGGCAACCTGTCATTTTCCAATTATGGTGAGTTATCAGAAGCATACTATTCTGGTAAATTATTCCCTCTTGATCTCAAGAATGGTGCCGCAGAGAATCTTGGGAAGATACTCACACCGGTTCGTGAGTATTTCACAGTGCATTCCGAGAATTACGAGTCTATGAAGATCATATTCGAGGGTCAGACCAAACTTCGTTAA
- a CDS encoding HRDC domain-containing protein, protein MGLDNDLYSELCDLRDRLRRENTYSNGREPPICDDDALNEMALRIPTKLEDFQAIVGIGPKFVEIYGDEFLSITKKYAITAAKGSCMDKDVVQTLRDLQKKLINISRANRLLFQPKTTKKLSFDLIKIQNQDYMGLLFGKKRVLKLCDTARGKEDAQIYKDLNEIIREVNRDQRERGQYDLYIAYPFAEGKLPGDEFDIRCPLALFPVILEKDARSISLSFDSSRDPVYNNSLVTAFVKFSGKNRPLPNNVIDDYTAESFISNLIQFYADQKIPINCVYGLPTEFVEYKTGEFPKYGPGEIHMVQNMVLGKYPTYSNSIQKDFDDLISKGEINEILCDLVADLNLSDYLSELPHPLSAEDIKSRGMETSEVNITYINSLNSAQENVLTAINKDDRLVVQGPPGTGKSQVITGLITSAITEGKTVLMVSEKKTALDVVYSRLGNLSKYCLMIDDVCDKEDFYMQLGHMLETKNCKSGTDLKELSESIDQDVDMLSNIANAIYTPCEFGIAPYKLYSMDKWLDLTDKRQLDEYRTIKNNVSSKILGLKYPVVKELTREYHDPTLMTNFKEYCDCIDKTPWLTLMKPNLSEYNVGEMKADLLDLEGQIKDLNSKGFMSRLFSKGKVNRETTLMLDKYFVNYNEQTINTFMNDPKSIIDRLNDYDLYSARATVYNKLNEDERIYGHNLLAMSKEMKVSFEESNDQMYKYILNTHLQEFDAANKMILQEIQDFDSIIANIDRKIEQKKILTRDKVEEVLQENLRYITESKRRGDINRIIENKRKWSLNKFINRYGYELFKGVKVWLLTPEVVSEIIPLEMGVFDLLIFDEASQMYVEKGIPSIYRAKKVVIAGDNKQLRPSNLGTGRIDFESDDDNSEDDEVSAALEEESLLDLARSRYDNILLNFHYRSKYEELIAFSNYAFYGGKLYVSPNVVQPEKPPIEAHKVNGVWENKANMAEAQKVLELLKDFFMTRKENETIGIITFNVSQRDLINDLIDEESSKDQVFGKTVNDEARRFDNGEDVGLFIKNIESVQGDERDVIMFSIGYAKNKDGKLMQRFGWLNNRGGENRLNVAISRAKKKIHIVTSFDPEELQIDDSKNDGPKILKKYLQYAWAVNNGQKDLAISILNSFGNERWESDKIIHDDSTVLDRIYNTLVRKGYTVERNIGIGGYQIDLAIKQDGKFILGVECDSHIYEMSTTTRERDYHRQKYLESRGWHIHRVWTPGMWKNSEEEINKIVRAIEHKA, encoded by the coding sequence ATGGGACTAGATAATGATCTTTATTCTGAGCTTTGCGATTTGAGGGATCGCCTTCGCAGAGAAAATACCTACTCTAATGGTAGAGAACCCCCCATCTGTGATGACGATGCGTTAAATGAGATGGCTTTACGCATACCCACAAAACTCGAAGATTTTCAGGCTATTGTCGGCATAGGTCCAAAATTCGTTGAAATCTACGGTGATGAATTCCTAAGCATCACAAAAAAATATGCTATAACTGCAGCCAAAGGAAGCTGTATGGACAAGGATGTTGTCCAGACCTTAAGAGATCTTCAGAAGAAACTGATAAACATCAGTAGGGCGAATCGTCTTCTTTTCCAACCGAAGACGACCAAAAAGCTATCATTCGACCTCATAAAGATTCAAAACCAAGATTACATGGGACTTTTGTTCGGAAAAAAACGTGTACTCAAACTATGTGACACCGCCAGAGGAAAAGAGGACGCCCAGATATACAAGGACCTAAACGAGATCATAAGGGAGGTCAACAGGGACCAAAGGGAAAGAGGACAATACGACCTCTATATTGCATATCCCTTCGCAGAAGGAAAACTACCTGGAGACGAATTCGACATACGTTGCCCGCTTGCACTATTTCCTGTAATATTGGAAAAAGATGCCAGGTCCATATCCCTCTCCTTTGATTCGTCAAGAGACCCAGTATACAACAACTCACTAGTAACCGCTTTCGTCAAATTCAGTGGAAAGAACCGCCCTCTTCCAAATAACGTTATCGATGACTACACGGCAGAATCATTCATTTCCAATCTTATCCAATTCTATGCGGATCAGAAGATACCTATCAACTGCGTATACGGCCTACCCACCGAATTCGTCGAGTACAAGACTGGAGAATTCCCGAAATACGGTCCTGGCGAGATCCATATGGTCCAGAATATGGTACTTGGAAAATATCCCACATATTCCAACAGCATCCAAAAGGATTTTGATGACCTCATTTCCAAAGGCGAGATCAATGAGATCTTATGCGACCTTGTTGCAGACCTTAACCTAAGCGACTATCTATCTGAGCTACCCCACCCGTTGTCAGCGGAGGACATAAAGAGCAGGGGGATGGAAACCTCAGAGGTCAATATCACTTACATAAACTCCCTGAACAGTGCACAAGAGAATGTACTGACGGCCATAAACAAAGATGACAGATTGGTCGTACAAGGCCCTCCAGGTACAGGAAAATCACAGGTCATCACAGGACTGATAACCTCTGCGATCACAGAAGGAAAAACGGTCCTGATGGTTTCTGAAAAGAAGACGGCATTGGATGTTGTCTATTCAAGACTGGGCAATCTCTCCAAATATTGTCTGATGATCGATGATGTGTGTGACAAAGAAGATTTCTATATGCAATTGGGCCATATGTTGGAGACTAAGAATTGCAAATCGGGAACGGATCTCAAAGAACTATCCGAAAGCATCGACCAAGATGTCGATATGCTTTCCAACATCGCCAATGCAATATACACTCCGTGTGAATTCGGAATAGCGCCTTACAAATTATACTCCATGGATAAGTGGCTCGACCTGACGGACAAAAGACAATTGGACGAATACAGGACGATCAAGAACAACGTATCTTCAAAGATTTTGGGCTTGAAATATCCGGTCGTGAAAGAACTGACCAGAGAATATCATGACCCTACTCTGATGACCAACTTCAAAGAGTACTGTGATTGCATCGATAAGACGCCATGGCTTACATTGATGAAACCCAATCTTTCTGAATACAATGTCGGAGAGATGAAGGCCGACCTATTGGATCTTGAAGGCCAGATCAAAGATCTCAACAGTAAAGGTTTCATGTCAAGACTTTTCTCGAAGGGAAAGGTCAACCGTGAGACCACACTCATGCTGGACAAATACTTTGTAAATTACAATGAACAGACCATCAATACGTTCATGAATGATCCCAAGAGCATCATCGACAGGTTGAATGATTATGACCTGTACTCTGCAAGGGCGACAGTATACAATAAATTGAACGAGGACGAACGCATCTACGGACACAATCTCCTCGCTATGTCTAAAGAGATGAAGGTCTCCTTCGAAGAAAGCAACGACCAGATGTACAAATACATCTTAAATACCCATCTTCAGGAATTCGATGCCGCGAACAAGATGATACTTCAAGAGATTCAAGATTTCGATAGCATAATTGCGAATATCGATAGAAAGATCGAACAGAAGAAGATCTTGACCCGTGACAAGGTAGAAGAAGTGCTCCAAGAGAACCTCAGATACATAACTGAATCCAAGAGACGCGGAGACATTAACAGAATTATAGAGAACAAACGCAAATGGTCCCTCAACAAATTCATAAATCGCTACGGATACGAACTTTTCAAAGGAGTGAAGGTCTGGCTGCTGACACCTGAAGTGGTATCGGAAATAATACCGCTGGAGATGGGCGTGTTCGACCTTCTGATATTCGACGAAGCCTCCCAGATGTACGTGGAAAAGGGAATACCTTCCATATACAGGGCAAAGAAGGTCGTCATTGCCGGGGACAACAAACAGCTTCGTCCCTCGAATCTCGGTACTGGGCGTATCGATTTCGAAAGCGATGACGATAACAGTGAGGACGATGAGGTCTCCGCGGCACTTGAAGAAGAGTCCTTGCTCGACCTTGCAAGGTCCCGTTACGACAACATACTCCTGAATTTCCATTATAGATCGAAATACGAAGAACTCATTGCGTTCTCCAATTATGCATTCTACGGCGGTAAGCTATACGTTTCACCTAATGTGGTCCAGCCTGAAAAGCCCCCGATAGAGGCCCATAAGGTCAATGGCGTATGGGAGAACAAGGCCAATATGGCCGAGGCCCAAAAGGTCCTGGAACTACTCAAGGACTTTTTCATGACCAGAAAAGAGAACGAGACCATAGGGATAATAACCTTCAACGTTTCTCAAAGGGACCTCATCAATGACCTTATCGATGAGGAATCATCCAAAGACCAGGTATTCGGGAAGACCGTTAACGATGAGGCTCGCCGTTTCGACAACGGAGAAGATGTGGGCCTGTTCATAAAGAACATCGAAAGCGTCCAAGGCGATGAAAGAGATGTCATAATGTTCTCCATAGGATATGCAAAGAACAAGGATGGAAAACTTATGCAGAGATTCGGTTGGTTGAACAACCGCGGAGGAGAAAACCGTCTCAACGTTGCGATAAGCCGTGCAAAGAAAAAGATACACATCGTCACTTCCTTCGACCCTGAAGAACTTCAGATAGATGACTCCAAGAATGATGGCCCGAAGATACTGAAGAAATACCTACAGTATGCCTGGGCGGTCAACAACGGACAAAAGGACCTCGCAATAAGCATACTCAACTCTTTTGGCAACGAAAGATGGGAATCAGATAAGATAATACACGATGACTCGACGGTCCTGGACCGCATATATAACACTCTTGTCAGGAAAGGCTACACGGTCGAAAGGAACATTGGTATCGGAGGATACCAGATAGACCTTGCGATAAAACAGGATGGCAAATTCATATTGGGCGTGGAATGCGACAGCCACATCTATGAGATGTCCACCACAACAAGGGAAAGGGACTATCACAGACAGAAATATCTTGAATCCAGAGGATGGCACATACACAGGGTCTGGACCCCTGGAATGTGGAAGAACTCAGAAGAAGAGATCAACAAGATAGTCAGGGCGATAGAACACAAAGCTTGA
- a CDS encoding thioesterase family protein, producing MVSTGIVNQRSSMVTEENTAKACGSGTLQVYATPAMILLIEETAADSVVNELQEGETTVGTLLDVKHTSASPIGMAINCRTELIEIDRSRLRFKVDVFDSKGEIGTGFHERFIVRSDKFMMRTQSKLE from the coding sequence ATGGTGTCGACGGGTATCGTAAATCAAAGAAGTTCAATGGTGACCGAAGAAAACACCGCGAAAGCATGTGGAAGTGGAACTTTACAAGTATATGCCACTCCAGCAATGATCTTATTGATCGAGGAAACAGCTGCCGATAGTGTAGTGAATGAATTACAAGAGGGAGAGACCACTGTTGGTACATTATTGGACGTAAAGCACACATCCGCATCACCTATTGGGATGGCCATAAACTGTAGGACAGAACTGATCGAGATAGACAGATCGAGACTCAGATTCAAGGTGGACGTATTCGATTCCAAAGGAGAGATAGGTACTGGCTTTCATGAGAGATTCATTGTCAGGTCAGACAAGTTCATGATGAGGACACAGTCAAAATTAGAATGA
- a CDS encoding creatininase family protein: MEEMTRDDFKETIKNDPVVIIPWGACEAHGPHLPLSADSIQPIFIADKIANRLENVLIAPTVNYALHSSTKNMPGTLCVSFDTVRSIAYDLVISLHEQGINKIMIIAGHAGSGHLAAISEGCKKAVKETNVQVIFFSDWYISEGFDIATYLKHDGHAGCIETSRLMAIRPDLVKNTKIPTGQFEQTYLILKDGSKCFPQGYQGDVSRASPEFGKMINDYIIETVIGMIQNDFCRNREPQENRC; encoded by the coding sequence ATGGAAGAGATGACAAGGGATGACTTCAAAGAAACTATCAAAAACGATCCGGTCGTCATTATTCCTTGGGGAGCATGTGAGGCACATGGGCCGCATCTCCCCTTGAGTGCGGATTCTATACAGCCGATATTCATCGCTGACAAGATCGCCAATAGACTGGAGAATGTCCTTATCGCACCAACAGTGAACTATGCTTTGCATTCAAGTACAAAAAACATGCCTGGAACATTATGTGTATCATTCGACACCGTCAGATCCATTGCATACGACCTTGTGATATCCCTGCACGAACAAGGCATCAATAAGATAATGATAATCGCCGGACATGCTGGAAGCGGACATCTAGCAGCAATATCAGAAGGATGCAAAAAAGCTGTCAAAGAGACGAACGTACAAGTGATATTCTTTTCGGACTGGTACATTTCCGAAGGATTCGATATAGCTACATATCTGAAACATGACGGGCATGCTGGATGCATAGAAACTTCGAGATTGATGGCCATCCGTCCTGATCTGGTAAAAAACACTAAGATACCTACAGGACAATTCGAACAGACATACCTGATACTCAAAGACGGCAGCAAATGCTTCCCCCAAGGTTACCAAGGAGATGTTTCCAGAGCATCGCCCGAGTTTGGAAAAATGATAAACGATTATATCATAGAAACAGTAATCGGGATGATCCAAAATGACTTCTGCCGAAACCGCGAACCTCAAGAAAATCGTTGCTGA